The Diachasmimorpha longicaudata isolate KC_UGA_2023 chromosome 2, iyDiaLong2, whole genome shotgun sequence genome segment CGAAAAAACTCGCACGATGGTACTTCGGCGGTGTTGCTTCGTCCGGAGCTGCCTGTGTTACTCATCCATTAGATTTATTGaaggtattttaattaattactaacAATAGCCACACTAGTTTATTCAAATGCGTCGCTTGCCACTCACGAACAAATTTGCGGAAACGCACaggaattcaataaaaaaattctgttgcaTTTCTATTTCAAATCGTCGACTCTGTTAAAATATTCCATAGCCTCACGGTGTTTtactttatttaaaattaaaaacagaaaatatttcatagaaatAATCAGCAGAAGTTAACTATTCCCTTGACATGCATTTTCTATGTTTTTTGCACCTGCACGTGAAAAACTTCAATTGAAAACTCTAGTGAATTCACTGCGAATTTCTGCAAGAATTTGATTATAtcagattaatttttgtcccaCAGAATGTCTAATTATGAAGACGATCCtgttaaaaattaaagaaaaagtgcatgcaattttttattcttaatatATCAAATGATTCTTTGAGTAAATACGCCAATTTTTCCTACTAGACATTTCTTACTCCTGCTCCCCTCAGAGGATATTTAAAATTCTCGTTAGACTATCAATTCTTACAAAAATAGATATGGAAATATGGCGATTCGACCATTCTTTATATAACTCATCCACTACCATTACGTAACGTGAGTCCAGAATTCGGCACCACTCCATGGTCAACGAAATGACaactcaatagaaaaaaactcATAAATACAGTTGCTACTAATGCTTTTTATTTTAGGTTCAACTGCAAACACAACAAGAAGGCAAAGTGTCGATCGTCAAACAcacattgaaaattatcaagaAACAAGGATTTTTAGCACTTTACAATGGCCTCAGTGCTTCCCTACTACGTCAGGGTACTTACTCGACAACAAGATTTGCAGTTTACgaggtttttaaaatttaattgcccTCTCAAAAGAACGGTTcactatttaaaaatcaaaatttccaatCAGGTGGTGAAGCAGGGAATTGAGAAGCCGGGAGAAGTTTTgccattttataaaaaattattgatcgcCGGATCGGCCGGTGCCGTTGGAGGAATTTTAGGGACTCCTGGAGATCTTATCAATGTGAGAATGCAGAATGATATCAAGTTGCCACCTGAACAAAGGAGAAAGTATGTTGGATactaattcatttttcatcgtaaactcaaaaatatttattagaaaACGAATTCCAGTTATAAACATGCGTTGGACGGACTGATAAGAGTAAGTAAAGAAGAAGGTGTGTCTAAACTATTCAATGGCTGTTCGACAGCCACAGGGCGAGCGATTCTAATGACAATAGGACAATTGAGCTTCTATGACCAAATTAAGCAGTACCTCCTGCAATCAGGAAAGTTCGAGGATAATCTGGGAACGCATTTCGTCGCCAGTCTCACGGCCGTAAGTTACTGAATCCCCGGTGGACATTATTAATCAAGAAGTTCAATCGAAGCCAAGGGATCGATCAAAGTAATAGACTTGACTGATTCCTAATGGCTACTTGGTcggcaataattattttcatttattattcaggGAGCTATTGCTACAACCCTCACGCAACCTCTGGACGTTCTCAAAACACGCGCTATGAACGCTAAACCTGGTGAATTCAAAAATATCGGACATTTAATTTTGTATACTGCAAAACTCGGACCCTTGGGCTTTTTCAAGGtaacattttctatttttgggTCGAGGTAGAAGAGGTCACGGATGAATAACTCGAGCAGAAGGCGAACATACGCATTTCTAATTGCTATTTGAAATTACTCCaagtatttttgtttttatttttatttttgttcgaTATTTATCTTTGGTTTTTATGATCTAGCCAACTGGTCTTTTGATATTAAGAGCCCTAATGAGCACAGATACCAGAACCTAGCACGCAATTCATCATTACtggtttatttttgttttatgaaaaaaaaaagaaaaatattgtaagaataacaataataatgataattaatattactATTACTTTCCAGGGTTACATACCAGCATTCGTTCGACTGGCTCCGCACACTATTCTCACATTCGTATTCCTGGAGCAACTCCGAATTTCCTTCGGATACAACCCAAGCAGCAAAATAAACTGAACAAAAAGTGTCGACTATCCCCACCTCAATGATCGTGTAAATAATTGCTTCCAGTACCCTTGATCGTTTGTAAGAATAACGAATCATTCCGTCAATGCAGTTTTTAAGGTACCCATTCGTGACAAACGTACGCGCAACAAATATTTCACAGAAAAACCAAGGGACCTTGTTacacaattttattgaattctgtAGGAATCGgtcacttgattttttttttttatgacttgAAAAACCAAAGTAAacatttcataaaaatgaatttctttaaaaaatttctcaatagAGATATATTTGTACATGCATAATTAtgctcaattttttctctaaaataatttctgtTACAAATTTGTTTTGCAAACCTATAGAATTTTCAACCGAAATCGCTGAGGTTGTTTGTCTTCGAAAATAGCAATAATTCCATACAAATACTCGTGATtccagagaaatattttttttcgaacaaAATAATATCAACAAACATATGACTTGTAAACATTCCACGAGACTATATTTTGTTACGTATATGCTGGCATATATTGCGGTTGATATACATATACAATGAAATTCCTGATGTTTAACGAGACGCACAAAGCgaggtattattttttatgacgaTAAGAGAAGATTTAGCTGATTCACAATGTTTAATGTTCTTTAATATGTGAAAGAGCAATGTCATcagtggaaaattaataatgaatttccTATGTGTAGTGGAGGTgttgaacaaataaaaatatatttattctgacaaaaaaatagtcaactAGATATATTGTGATGGCGAAGGCATTCAATGCAGGTCGGTGGAGTCAACTCGATGTTACATCATACCTAACGCAATGGACATctgatttattaataaatttatcgatTTACAGATACAGAACCAAATTTTGGTATTTAAACAAGCTTCCCAAAAACTTAACAAGTATTACCCAAATTTTCTTAGCATGAAATTCATCAAATGGTGGGAACtgactaaaaaattaatacaattCTTTCATTTCCTAATTGACTAATTATCCATTTTATTGACAAATTCACTGATATTACACTACTCTATGTATACGGCGTATCAAAATGTAATTAGGTTGTACCTACATGATTTTTATCACGACTTCAATAGCGACAAATGtgacaaaataatttatttcaagatTAACATACCGAACAAGGATCACCTCGGTTTTTGTAATGAATGATTATCATTTATGTACAACATTATATTATGACTCGATTGTGCTttgattgtttgaaaaatccGGCGAGAAAAACGATAAACATTTATTAGAACTGTGGAAATAATGATTAATGAACACAGGAGTACAAGTATGATGTAAAAATGATTCTAATAACAGTGTTATGTTTCAACGCAAGTACTAACAATTTATTATCTAATTCTCTTTAACTACGCTGGGGGATGTTTCATCTATTTGTTTTTCTCGTGATGGCAAGTACACATGTTTCAGTGGAGAACTTTTCACTCCACATCTGGTAagtctaaaattttttccacaaattCAGCGACATTCGTATTCTTCTGCGAGTGCTCTATGATGAAATCTAGTTCGAGAAGTTGACTATAATTCGGACGGGCTGTATAGTCTTTCATTAAGCTGTGAAGACAAAATGTGGACATCAccgtcaaataatttttcaaattaaatcaGCAAGGGGTAAATGGTGATAAATTGATGCGACACTGAGTTGAATTTTCGGGCAATATCTAGGAATCTAAGGAAAATGGCAAATTTACGTCAGGATATTTTTCATAGATCTTCGTTCGCTCTACAAAAAAAGGTCAAATTTTATCTCCTTCAGCTTTGGAGATATTTCTCGCATTTTGATGGGGAAATATTGGAGAATATTTACGTACCACTTGGTGATGAGATTTTCAAAGGCTGAGGAGAACTTTCCAGAGGGAAGCTTTGGAGGATCGTCTTTGACAACCTGTTTCAGTTGTTCAAAAGGTGTTCCCCACGACTCATAAGGGAATTTTCCAGTTGCGAGTTCAACAAGGGAAATACCTAGCGACCAAACATCTGACCGAATGTCGTACTGAGAAGGATTGCCCGATGGATCTATCCTCTCTGGCTGTAATTTATTATGACAGAAGTCCATTGAATtacttaaaataatttttaatagtgTCACAAAATGTTTCGGAAGTAATTGAACGTGACTtggatattttccatttttcattgaaaaaaatatagaagtaGAGAGGACAATAATCAATTACTATATTTtactaaaattaaattgatgataAATTCTTCACTTACTGCCATGTATGGCTTGCAACCTGCGTCAATGGTTTTAGCAACAGAATCAACGAGATAACCAGAGATTCCAAAATCACAGATTTTGACTTCACCCTTGCGATTTATCAAAATGTTACTGGGCTTGACGTCCCTGTGTATTACTCTCAGTTGGGAATAGAGATAGTGGAGGGCACTAACTACCTAGAAGTAATCAGCATAATTCaacaataattgattttttttaaattaaaaagatatcaacttctcttgaataaaatttgttgGGAGTTGTAGTGTTACTCACTGAAAAAGCTATCTTTCCTAAAATATCCTCAGGTATTGAGCATTCATTTTTGTAGGCCTTTGTATAAAATTTATCTAGGCTCATATCCATCACTTCCATACATATCCAGACATCACCTTCTCGAAACAACGCTCCATAGAATTGTACTGTATAGGGACAATCTGAACTTCTCATTGAAATATCCAAGTCCATCAATAGTCTTTTTTGTTCCTGTGTATTGACTGTCGCTGTGATTCTCTTCAAATAAGAAACAAGTGTTGCAAGATTGGTGAGCAGGaagttcatttattttttatttgaattcggTTTTGGTTCCTTTAGCATTGtccaaatgaaataaatttcattcggAAAAAATTGCTAGGTATCATACAAAATAACTAAAGACTGGAgaattctcaaaaattattgaatctaTAATGTCTCCTCACTTGAAAACAATTGCAcgtcaataaatattctcatACCTTCACGGCCATTATTGTGTCACTCTGTTTGTGTTTCATCTTATCAACAACTCCATAGGCACCTCTCCCTAGTACACAAAGAGTTTCAAGATCATCAGCCtcaacgatgaatgttttttcCCCAATTGTTATGGTCGTTCGTTTGTCGAGATTCCTGGGTGGTGTTCTGTAAGAGAAATATTGTCATAGCAATAACAATCATTACCACATCACCACGAgactgaataattattcagaaaTACTTACACAGGTGGAGGGGTTTCCTCGGAGACCTGGAGCTTCAAATTTCTCTTCCCTTTGCGCAGTGCCATTTCGcttatttataatttcaaaGATTTTGCATGAAACGTAACAGAAAACAAGAACAATGAACTCATTAGTCAGTCATTTCTATAATCACTTTAATAATCGTTGATGTTTTTTTACACTTGAGGAGAAATAAGCACTTTGAGGTTACTTCAAATACCAAACTACTGCTCTGTTCAATTTTCTGATAATGGAATTAATTCTAGGACAGAAAGATGCTGTGGCATTAACAGTCTCTCAAGTGCTCAAGCTATTGCGATGACAATTTTGCATTGGATTTTAAATTATCTCTCGGACAAATAAACCGAACAGTTCGGTCGTCCATATATGAGAATTTTACTCTCAAAACCCGACGACTAAACAGACGGTTTTTGAGAACTTGAACGGTGTCTCACAGAATTTTCCGGAACGTCTGATTATTTGTTTTGCAGAGCTTCGGTGGCATGATACTGCAACTTCAAGGCGGTATCAGGTTTTGGAGGTGATAGATACAGTAAGGAATATACTACATGAAGCTAGCCGGAAACcaaactaaattttttttatcgtcaattttttaataattttcataaatttaaaaagtgGTTTTCTTACAAAGAGTTAGAGAACAAtgaagttaattaattaaaattaatattaatttattattcatgactATTGATTATTAGCATTATTCGGATCATTAATTACCACATTCGAAGACTTTAAAAagccatgaaaaaaattgaagacaaatttataaatatatagaTCATTGatgtataataattattttattcattctttttgtttttaaatgatttttaacattttatttcttgaTAGCTATATTTACATAAGAAAAACTTCTCCTTATAAATATGGACGATTtccatgattattttttcttgttaattttattaattcattgaatCTCATTAACAAAGTGATGTTCTCAATAAATTCTACACTGAAATAACACGGAGAAACCGTTAAATTGTGTTCAAATTGCAACACCAGCGCCATCGCCTGCTGCAGCTCCACAACCGGCgacaatcgaaaaaaaaaaattaacatggTACATTTTCTTCTCTTCCATGTATAAAATGGCAGATTTACTGCAACAGATACTAAACATAAAGTAATCGAAAATATTAGTGAAACAGTGTCCAGGTGGTTGCATAAAAGCTCAACAACTCTATTTCCAACGATCGTTTATTCTCCTTTTTAATCGTCAACAAATTACAGACTCAAACGAGAAAATGTCAGTGAATTTTCGGGCAGCGtaaatgtcatttttttatttgtaaacaATTATTATCGGTGGTTTTATCATTTGATAGTGAAGTAACTTCTCACTTTCTGTGGCTTCATTGTTCCTGAAAAATGTCTCAGGAAACATTCtaggtaatgaaaaaaatccattatttttcgggatttttgagaatttttcatgatttttcctgaCGATGGGGGTCTTGATGACTTTAGGAGTTATGGGAGATCCTCATAGACGTTGATAACATTGAAGAAACCATAATGGCTCCAAGGAGAGCTGAGGACCTACAGGTGAAGCGGATTGCCGCTCCAGGATGTCGTCTACCAACTCGTCTACCCATTGGTGAAATATTAACTGACATCACTCACAAGGACTGGAAACTCGGACCGCGTCTAGGTTACGGAGGTTTTGGAGATATTTACCttggtaatttttatatttttggatcattattttttatatgggGGAAGCAATAGGCAAAGAACGATATAGTTCTTGTGATGTAAAATAGAATTTACATGAgacttttttaaataatttctgtTTGAGAAAGCTCTAAAAATTTTTCGGACAAAACCCCAACGATCTTGAAAACCATCCTTCTAAGCCACAATAACGTCATTTCAGCCTCAGACGAGATCCACAAATCAGTAACTCAGGATGCGaaatatgtaataaaaatCGAGCCTCACTGCAACGGGCCCCTCTTCGTGGAGATGAACTTTTACATAAGAGCAGCTCGCCAACATCTGATAAACAAATGGTGTGAGAATCAGCAGCTCTCGAGAATAGGGGTCCCGAGCTACGAAGGATCTGGCTCTCATATCTACAAGGGCGAGCGATTTCGTTTCCTCGTGATTCCCCGTTACGGAGTAGACGTTAGCCAATTATTTAATAACTACGGCAGAAAATTGCCCACAAAATTAGTGAACAGTCTTGCGGTGCAAATGCTGGATGCACTGGA includes the following:
- the LOC135173137 gene encoding mitochondrial dicarboxylate carrier isoform X2; this translates as MDSKDSKKLARWYFGGVASSGAACVTHPLDLLKVQLQTQQEGKVSIVKHTLKIIKKQGFLALYNGLSASLLRQGTYSTTRFAVYEVVKQGIEKPGEVLPFYKKLLIAGSAGAVGGILGTPGDLINVRMQNDIKLPPEQRRNYKHALDGLIRVSKEEGVSKLFNGCSTATGRAILMTIGQLSFYDQIKQYLLQSGKFEDNLGTHFVASLTAGAIATTLTQPLDVLKTRAMNAKPGEFKNIGHLILYTAKLGPLGFFKGYIPAFVRLAPHTILTFVFLEQLRISFGYNPSSKIN
- the LOC135173137 gene encoding mitochondrial dicarboxylate carrier isoform X1 is translated as MLSTNHVAMTRCARFLVSLAPSIPNTLNMHSNQYQGDSDQRIAIQCTPARLLTSVQLQTQQEGKVSIVKHTLKIIKKQGFLALYNGLSASLLRQGTYSTTRFAVYEVVKQGIEKPGEVLPFYKKLLIAGSAGAVGGILGTPGDLINVRMQNDIKLPPEQRRNYKHALDGLIRVSKEEGVSKLFNGCSTATGRAILMTIGQLSFYDQIKQYLLQSGKFEDNLGTHFVASLTAGAIATTLTQPLDVLKTRAMNAKPGEFKNIGHLILYTAKLGPLGFFKGYIPAFVRLAPHTILTFVFLEQLRISFGYNPSSKIN
- the Lic gene encoding dual specificity mitogen-activated protein kinase kinase 3 is translated as MALRKGKRNLKLQVSEETPPPVTPPRNLDKRTTITIGEKTFIVEADDLETLCVLGRGAYGVVDKMKHKQSDTIMAVKRITATVNTQEQKRLLMDLDISMRSSDCPYTVQFYGALFREGDVWICMEVMDMSLDKFYTKAYKNECSIPEDILGKIAFSVVSALHYLYSQLRVIHRDVKPSNILINRKGEVKICDFGISGYLVDSVAKTIDAGCKPYMAPERIDPSGNPSQYDIRSDVWSLGISLVELATGKFPYESWGTPFEQLKQVVKDDPPKLPSGKFSSAFENLITKCLMKDYTARPNYSQLLELDFIIEHSQKNTNVAEFVEKILDLPDVE